Proteins from a single region of Verrucomicrobiia bacterium:
- a CDS encoding DUF6766 family protein, producing the protein MKNFLRDNGLSLVLAAIFLLLLAGQAFTGWHVYNEEELEHGSNALSLRDYLGTGHFMESVFENWESEFLQMAAYVVLTAFLFQKGSAESNDPEGEESETQLSTHTPRPLLKGGWKLKLYEHSLSLALLGLFAVSFIGHLLGGARLHNQENLQHGKASISVGQYLGSSQFWFESFQNWQSEFLAVLAIVVLSIWLREKNSAESKEMTAPHSSTGK; encoded by the coding sequence ATGAAGAACTTCCTGCGCGATAACGGGCTGTCCCTTGTGCTTGCAGCCATATTTCTGCTTTTGCTGGCGGGACAGGCATTCACCGGTTGGCACGTTTACAATGAAGAAGAGCTGGAACACGGTTCGAACGCACTTTCTTTGAGAGATTATCTCGGCACCGGTCATTTCATGGAATCAGTATTCGAGAATTGGGAGAGCGAGTTCTTGCAAATGGCCGCGTATGTAGTGCTCACGGCATTCCTTTTTCAGAAGGGTTCGGCGGAATCAAATGATCCAGAAGGGGAAGAATCCGAAACACAACTGTCTACCCACACACCACGCCCCTTGCTGAAAGGCGGATGGAAACTTAAATTATATGAACACTCGTTGTCCTTGGCGCTCTTAGGACTCTTCGCAGTATCTTTTATTGGACATCTCTTAGGCGGAGCGCGCCTTCACAACCAAGAGAATCTTCAGCACGGGAAAGCATCGATTTCGGTGGGGCAATATCTGGGCAGTTCACAATTCTGGTTCGAATCCTTTCAAAACTGGCAGAGTGAATTTCTCGCCGTACTCGCGATCGTGGTGCTCTCCATCTGGCTTCGTGAGAAAAATTCGGCGGAATCCAAGGAAATGACCGCCCCACACAGTTCCACCGGAAAGTAA
- a CDS encoding ferritin-like domain-containing protein, whose protein sequence is MENELKELFIEELADMLHAEKQLTKALPKLAKAADSDELREAFESHLEETETHISRIEQVFEMLEKPAKAKKCPAMEGLVKEGAEVIEEHKGSPAIDAALIAAAQKAEHYEIASYGTLCAWAEMLELEDAVDLLKETLDEEKAADEKLTELAESLANAKAESSE, encoded by the coding sequence ATGGAAAACGAACTGAAAGAACTCTTCATCGAAGAACTCGCCGACATGCTGCACGCCGAGAAGCAACTCACCAAGGCATTGCCGAAACTGGCGAAGGCCGCTGACAGTGATGAACTCCGTGAGGCATTTGAATCGCATCTCGAAGAAACCGAGACGCACATCTCGCGCATCGAACAAGTCTTCGAGATGTTGGAAAAACCGGCCAAAGCCAAGAAGTGCCCGGCAATGGAAGGTCTCGTGAAAGAAGGCGCGGAAGTGATCGAAGAACACAAAGGCTCTCCGGCCATTGATGCGGCATTGATTGCGGCAGCACAGAAGGCGGAGCATTACGAGATCGCCTCCTACGGCACACTGTGTGCGTGGGCAGAAATGCTAGAGCTGGAAGATGCCGTGGATCTGCTGAAAGAAACGCTCGACGAGGAGAAGGCGGCTGACGAGAAGCTGACGGAACTCGCCGAGTCTCTGGCCAATGCGAAGGCGGAATCCTCGGAATAA
- a CDS encoding SRPBCC family protein — MAISPRETEPAVKDQKGVKVMRAITIQCPADALYSFWRQVENLPLIMHHLVSVKQISARESHWVAKAPMGKTVEWDAEIINETQGRMIAWRTKEGETPAHAGTVRFDPAPGNQGTEVRVTLEYDPPGGKLGALVAKLFGEEPAEQISDDLHRLKALLETGVIPTTKGQPVGCKQKEKNKQS; from the coding sequence ATGGCCATTTCTCCTCGCGAAACTGAACCCGCTGTCAAAGATCAGAAAGGCGTGAAAGTCATGCGCGCCATCACCATCCAATGTCCGGCGGATGCGTTGTATAGTTTCTGGCGGCAGGTGGAAAATCTTCCTCTCATAATGCATCACCTTGTCTCTGTGAAACAGATCTCGGCCAGGGAATCGCATTGGGTGGCCAAAGCGCCGATGGGCAAAACGGTGGAATGGGATGCGGAGATCATCAACGAAACGCAGGGCAGAATGATCGCATGGCGCACGAAGGAGGGTGAAACTCCAGCACATGCCGGCACGGTGAGGTTCGATCCGGCTCCGGGAAATCAGGGAACGGAGGTGCGTGTGACGCTCGAGTATGATCCACCAGGCGGCAAACTCGGGGCTCTCGTAGCCAAGCTGTTTGGAGAAGAACCGGCAGAACAGATTTCGGACGATCTGCATCGTTTAAAGGCACTGTTGGAAACCGGTGTCATTCCCACCACCAAAGGGCAGCCAGTGGGCTGCAAACAAAAAGAGAAAAACAAACAATCCTGA
- a CDS encoding zinc-dependent alcohol dehydrogenase: MKAVCWYGKRDVRVETVDDPSLLNEQDAIVRVTSTAICGSDCHLYNGYIPTMEEGDILGHEFMGEVVETGKEVKRLRVGDRVVVPFTISCGRCHYCQKGLWSCCENSNPNARIAEKMNGYSGAAAFGYSHMMGGYAGGQAQFVRVPYADYGPIKITSDLKDDQVLFLSDIFPTGYMAAEVCDIKPGQVVAVWGCGPVGQFVIRSAILLGAEKVIAIDREPVRLKMAEAGGATVISSDDDVHEMLNHMTAGRGPDACIDAVGLESHGSTYDAVKQTLKLENDRPYVLRQALRACRKGGVVSIPGVYGGFIDKVPFGAAFAKGLTLKMGQTHVQRYLAPLLQLIEDGKIDPSFVISHHMPLREAPAAYDIFTEKKEDCTKVVLNPNEG, encoded by the coding sequence ATGAAAGCTGTCTGCTGGTATGGAAAACGTGATGTGCGTGTGGAGACGGTGGATGATCCCTCGTTACTCAATGAACAGGATGCCATCGTCCGCGTGACTTCCACCGCAATCTGCGGCTCGGATTGTCATCTTTATAACGGTTACATCCCGACGATGGAGGAAGGTGACATCCTCGGGCATGAGTTCATGGGCGAGGTTGTGGAAACCGGCAAGGAAGTTAAGCGCTTGCGGGTGGGTGACCGCGTCGTGGTGCCTTTCACGATTTCATGCGGGCGTTGCCATTATTGCCAAAAAGGATTGTGGTCTTGCTGCGAAAACTCAAATCCGAATGCGCGTATCGCAGAGAAGATGAATGGTTATTCAGGCGCAGCGGCTTTTGGGTATTCACATATGATGGGTGGATACGCCGGTGGACAGGCGCAATTCGTGCGCGTGCCTTACGCTGATTATGGCCCGATCAAGATCACCTCCGACCTGAAGGACGATCAGGTATTGTTCCTTTCGGATATTTTTCCTACCGGCTACATGGCCGCGGAAGTGTGCGACATCAAACCCGGTCAAGTGGTGGCTGTGTGGGGTTGTGGGCCAGTCGGACAATTCGTGATCCGTAGTGCGATTTTGCTGGGTGCAGAAAAGGTCATCGCCATCGACCGCGAGCCTGTTCGCCTAAAGATGGCGGAGGCGGGCGGAGCGACGGTGATCTCTTCGGACGATGATGTGCATGAGATGTTGAATCACATGACGGCAGGGCGTGGACCGGATGCGTGCATCGATGCGGTGGGGTTGGAATCGCATGGTTCGACTTACGATGCGGTGAAGCAAACGCTGAAGCTGGAGAATGACCGTCCATACGTTTTGCGACAGGCTTTGCGGGCGTGTCGCAAAGGCGGTGTCGTTTCGATTCCCGGTGTGTATGGCGGGTTCATAGATAAGGTGCCATTTGGTGCGGCGTTTGCGAAAGGGTTGACGCTGAAGATGGGGCAGACGCATGTACAACGGTATCTCGCTCCCCTGCTACAACTCATCGAAGATGGAAAAATCGATCCATCCTTTGTGATCTCGCATCACATGCCGTTACGGGAAGCGCCAGCGGCATATGATATCTTCACAGAGAAGAAAGAGGATTGTACGAAGGTGGTGCTGAATCCGAACGAAGGGTGA